A window of the Euzebya pacifica genome harbors these coding sequences:
- a CDS encoding heavy metal translocating P-type ATPase, giving the protein MTDVGQTTRQDPPTVERPWQSRPVRWSVSAGVLLAAGFVAGLAGAPTSLVTGIYVVATVVGARFFAAEAVEELWEDHEIGIELLMTVATVVAGLLGEWGEAASLAFLYSISEALEEFTEDRTRAAINKLLDLAPRRVTRLRADGTEEEVELDAIVVGDRFVVRPGQNVATDGMVEQGRTAIDESAVTGESVPVEKQAGDRVFAGTSNAQGALVVTATATASDNTLAQVVKLVSEAQERKGRGEQFMERFAGIYSPAVLAVGALVALVGGALTGDWDVWLLRSATVLVAAAPCALVISVPVTYVAAIGSASRKGVLIKGGIYLEELGRLRAVAMDKTGTLTRGAPEVVDIRATGAGGSEDDVLVRAAAVERRSEHPLARAVLAAADDRRLVVPEATAFEAVTGGGARATVDGTVHRIGSPAFVEGEGCDLTAVRAEIDELEAKGRTVVVLADAHQVIGILAIADTVREQSARTVEELHRLGIERVVMLTGDNPRTARFIADQVGIDEAGAALSPQDKAEYVQDLMDRFGHVAMVGDGINDAPPLATASVGIAMGTAGSDIAIETADVALMADDLGRLTDAIRIGRRTRRVVRQNLVLSFIILAVLVPGALFGVIGLPLAVLAHELSELVVIVNGTRLARAS; this is encoded by the coding sequence ATGACCGACGTGGGGCAGACGACGCGACAGGACCCGCCGACGGTGGAGCGGCCGTGGCAGTCACGTCCGGTCCGGTGGTCGGTGAGCGCAGGCGTGCTGCTCGCAGCTGGCTTCGTCGCCGGGCTGGCCGGAGCGCCGACGTCGCTGGTGACCGGCATCTACGTGGTCGCGACCGTCGTCGGCGCCCGCTTCTTCGCCGCCGAGGCGGTGGAGGAGCTGTGGGAGGACCACGAGATCGGCATCGAGCTGCTGATGACGGTCGCCACGGTGGTCGCGGGGCTGCTGGGCGAGTGGGGCGAGGCCGCATCGCTTGCGTTCCTGTACTCCATCTCCGAGGCGCTGGAGGAGTTCACCGAGGACCGCACACGAGCGGCGATCAACAAGCTGCTGGACCTCGCGCCCAGGCGGGTGACCCGCCTGCGTGCGGACGGCACCGAGGAGGAGGTCGAGCTTGACGCCATCGTCGTCGGCGACCGCTTCGTGGTGCGCCCGGGGCAGAACGTGGCGACCGATGGCATGGTCGAGCAGGGACGGACCGCGATCGATGAGTCGGCGGTCACCGGGGAGTCGGTTCCGGTCGAGAAGCAGGCCGGTGACCGCGTGTTCGCCGGCACGTCCAACGCCCAGGGGGCACTGGTGGTGACGGCAACCGCCACCGCATCGGACAACACGCTGGCCCAGGTCGTGAAGCTGGTCAGCGAGGCGCAGGAGCGCAAGGGCCGTGGCGAGCAGTTCATGGAGCGCTTCGCCGGGATCTACTCGCCAGCGGTCCTGGCCGTCGGTGCCCTTGTGGCCCTGGTCGGTGGGGCGCTGACGGGGGACTGGGACGTATGGCTGCTGCGGTCGGCGACGGTGCTGGTCGCCGCGGCACCGTGCGCGCTGGTGATCTCCGTCCCCGTCACCTACGTGGCGGCGATCGGCAGCGCCAGCCGCAAGGGCGTGCTGATCAAGGGCGGGATCTACCTGGAGGAGCTGGGACGGCTGCGTGCGGTGGCAATGGACAAGACCGGCACCCTCACCCGTGGGGCACCGGAGGTCGTCGACATCCGAGCCACCGGCGCCGGCGGCAGCGAGGACGACGTCCTGGTGCGGGCTGCGGCGGTGGAGCGGCGCTCCGAGCACCCGCTGGCACGCGCGGTGCTGGCCGCCGCCGACGACCGCCGCCTCGTGGTCCCAGAGGCCACGGCGTTCGAGGCGGTCACCGGTGGCGGCGCACGGGCGACGGTGGACGGCACGGTCCACCGCATCGGCTCACCTGCGTTCGTCGAGGGCGAAGGATGTGACCTGACCGCGGTGCGCGCAGAGATCGACGAGTTGGAGGCGAAGGGCCGCACCGTCGTGGTGCTGGCGGACGCCCACCAGGTGATCGGGATCCTCGCGATCGCCGACACGGTCCGCGAGCAGTCGGCCCGCACCGTGGAGGAACTGCATCGCCTGGGGATCGAGCGGGTGGTCATGCTGACCGGAGACAACCCCCGCACCGCACGGTTCATCGCCGACCAGGTCGGCATCGACGAGGCCGGCGCAGCCCTGTCACCCCAGGACAAGGCGGAGTACGTGCAGGACCTGATGGATCGCTTCGGGCATGTGGCCATGGTCGGCGACGGGATCAACGACGCCCCCCCGCTTGCCACCGCATCGGTGGGCATCGCGATGGGCACCGCCGGCAGTGACATCGCGATCGAGACCGCGGACGTCGCCTTGATGGCCGACGACCTCGGAAGGCTCACCGACGCGATCCGCATCGGGCGGCGGACCCGCCGCGTCGTCCGGCAGAACCTCGTGCTGTCGTTCATCATCCTCGCCGTGCTGGTCCCAGGCGCGCTGTTCGGGGTGATCGGGCTGCCACTGGCGGTGCTCGCCCATGAGCTGTCGGAGCTCGTCGTCATCGTCAACGGCACCCGCCTGGCACGGGCGTCATGA
- the lspA gene encoding signal peptidase II codes for MSRHHRGLLAVAITAVALDAGTKLAALRWLREPVDLAVVRLRVAYNTGVAFSFGADQPRALVLGLTGTAVLVLAVAAWRGHLGGPIPAGLIVGGGLANLIDRATGGSVVDLVDPGWFAVFNLADVFITTGVLLLFLTMAIDDSTRSDAAEEEATDDFARQR; via the coding sequence ATGAGCCGACACCATCGAGGGCTTCTCGCCGTCGCGATCACCGCTGTGGCGCTGGACGCCGGCACCAAGCTGGCCGCGCTGCGATGGCTGCGCGAACCGGTCGACCTCGCGGTGGTCCGCCTGCGGGTGGCCTACAACACCGGCGTTGCGTTCAGCTTCGGTGCCGACCAGCCGCGTGCGTTGGTCCTGGGCCTGACTGGCACGGCGGTTCTCGTGCTGGCCGTCGCCGCGTGGCGCGGGCACCTCGGCGGCCCCATCCCCGCGGGGCTCATCGTCGGCGGTGGCCTGGCCAACCTGATCGACCGCGCCACCGGCGGCAGCGTCGTGGACCTCGTCGACCCGGGGTGGTTCGCGGTGTTCAACCTCGCCGACGTCTTCATCACCACCGGCGTCCTGCTGCTCTTCCTCACGATGGCCATCGACGACTCGACCCGGTCCGACGCAGCTGAGGAGGAAGCGACGGACGACTTCGCCCGACAGCGGTGA
- a CDS encoding YHS domain-containing protein produces MAKDPVCNMMVEEGDAVATVDHDGSTYYFCSKDCAEEFEENPEDYT; encoded by the coding sequence ATGGCGAAGGATCCGGTCTGCAACATGATGGTTGAGGAGGGCGACGCCGTCGCGACGGTAGACCACGACGGCTCGACGTACTACTTCTGCAGCAAGGACTGTGCGGAGGAGTTCGAGGAGAACCCCGAGGACTACACCTGA
- a CDS encoding ArsR/SmtB family transcription factor, whose product MAVGVSTVEVATAAKLFRGFADPTRLGIVLALLEEGELRVKDLVARLGCSQANVSAHLACLKECELVADRPEGRAVYYRIAQPEVVELLRAAEVLLAATGSQIALCDNYTASEDA is encoded by the coding sequence ATGGCGGTCGGGGTATCGACGGTGGAGGTGGCCACAGCAGCGAAGCTGTTCCGCGGGTTCGCCGATCCCACCCGCTTGGGGATCGTGTTGGCCCTGCTCGAGGAGGGGGAGCTGCGCGTGAAGGACCTCGTGGCGCGGCTCGGGTGTTCGCAGGCCAACGTGTCCGCACACCTCGCGTGCCTGAAGGAGTGCGAGCTGGTGGCCGACAGACCTGAGGGACGGGCGGTGTACTACCGGATCGCTCAGCCAGAGGTGGTGGAGCTGCTGCGCGCCGCCGAGGTGCTGTTGGCGGCAACCGGTTCGCAGATCGCGCTGTGCGACAACTACACCGCATCGGAGGACGCGTGA
- a CDS encoding ubiquinol-cytochrome c reductase iron-sulfur subunit, with amino-acid sequence MGGTLGAFGLASIGFLWPRLGSGFGADINLGPLDALLEEIDAGGGRLEYPAGRPYMVRYDRAADPEGVYGDLTGGAPVMALYQKCVHLGCRVPWCASSNWFECPCHGSQYNRWGEYRFGPAPRGLDRFPTELVDGEVHVNTSQIVTGPSRTTNVLGEPPTGEHCT; translated from the coding sequence ATGGGTGGGACGCTCGGCGCCTTCGGGCTCGCGAGCATCGGCTTCCTGTGGCCCCGACTCGGCAGCGGTTTCGGCGCCGACATCAACCTCGGTCCGCTCGACGCGCTGCTCGAGGAGATCGATGCGGGCGGTGGCCGCCTGGAGTACCCGGCCGGGCGTCCGTACATGGTGCGTTACGACCGCGCGGCGGATCCTGAGGGGGTCTACGGCGATCTCACCGGTGGCGCGCCGGTGATGGCGCTGTACCAGAAGTGCGTCCACCTGGGATGCCGAGTGCCGTGGTGTGCATCGTCGAACTGGTTCGAGTGCCCGTGCCACGGGTCCCAGTACAACCGCTGGGGCGAGTACCGGTTCGGCCCTGCACCGCGCGGCCTGGACCGCTTCCCCACCGAGCTCGTCGACGGGGAGGTCCACGTCAACACCAGCCAGATCGTGACCGGTCCGAGCCGGACCACCAACGTCCTCGGAGAGCCGCCGACCGGCGAACACTGCACATAG